In a genomic window of Gigantopelta aegis isolate Gae_Host chromosome 9, Gae_host_genome, whole genome shotgun sequence:
- the LOC121382352 gene encoding transmembrane protein 19-like: MLLVIFLIIAIPCSVLFWLATIGLQTFRTDYAAPAPWRWVLATIIPVFIAWWGLRRKSLNTSGAAAGLLVGFVITLGNLCFCAALLIFFLAGSKVTKFRSKQKKKLEADFKKGGQRNWVQVVCNGGVAAQFAMLYILESGCVEKPIDFQTGYVSSWFAVAVLGSLSCCCGDTFSSEIGSVVGTGDPWLITSFRKVPRGTNGGISVIGTLSSIFGGLLVGLGYYVTLLFCAPQLAIEDSPIQWPIVFLGGAGGLLGSIVDSVLGATCQYSGYHKRHRHVVEYTGPDIEHISGVQLLDNHSVNLLSSLITGLLLPGIAYHVWISGLGYHQWISATG; encoded by the exons atgttattagttatatttttaattattgctATTCCCTGCAGTGTTTTATTTTGGCTGGCGACAATCGGTTTGCAAACCTTTCGGACAG ATTATGCTGCACCAGCTCCATGGAGATGGGTACTTGCTACAATCATTCCTGTTTTTATCGCTTGGTGGGGCCTGAGGCGCAAAAGTTTAAACACTAGTGGGGCGGCAGCAG GACTTCTTGTTGGATTTGTCATAACTCTTGGAAATTTGTGTTTCTGTGCGGCTTTGCTCATATTCTTCTTGGCTGGGTCCAAAGTTACAAAGTTCCGAtcaaaacagaagaagaaactggaagcagattttaaaaaag GAGGACAAAGGAATTGGGTACAAGTGGTGTGTAATGGTGGAGTGGCTGCTCAGTTTGCGATGCTCTACATACTTGAAAGCGGCTGTGTTGAAAAACCCATAGACTTCCAGACAGGATATGTCTCGTCGTGGTTTGCAGTGGCCGTCCTTGGGTCCTTGTCCTGTTGTTGTGGTGACACGTTTTCTTCTGAGATTGGTTCAGTGGTTGGCACCGGCGATCCATGGCTTATAACGTCATTCAGGAAAGTTCCACGTG GAACAAATGGTGGCATATCTGTCATTGGTACTTTGAGTAGCATATTCGGAGGACTTCTTGTAGGACTAGGATACTATGTTACGTTACTGTTTTGTGCGCCCCAGCTGGCAATAGAAGACAGTCCTATCCAGTGGCCCATTGTTTTCCTCGGTGGGGCAGGGGGTCTGCTCGGGTCCATCGTCGATTCCGTGTTAGGTGCGACTTGTCAGTATTCAG GTTACCATAAGCGTCATCGCCATGTAGTGGAGTACACAGGCCCGGATATTGAACACATCAGTGGAGTCCAGCTATTGGATAACCACAGTGTCAACCTGCTCTCCTCGCTCATCACAGGACTTCTCCTACCAGGCATTGCATACCATGTGTGGATTTCAGGACTCGGATATCATCAGTGGATTTCAGCTACTGGATAA